The following proteins come from a genomic window of Mauremys mutica isolate MM-2020 ecotype Southern chromosome 7, ASM2049712v1, whole genome shotgun sequence:
- the PPM1M gene encoding protein phosphatase 1M, giving the protein MSSVWFKKHFLKSGSSTNPGNTESLGRGAEQQLPAASLYRRPKFLRGVCSGERLPGSRPIYCPPRDRPLQWGTGYAEVINAEKSEFNEDQATCCQISVRRREIGTEEEQDWLILCSNQYLIGYYWALFDGHGGPDAAIIASNYLHYCIKQKLEEVVEGITEAQPPMHLSGCCICPSDPQFVEEKQIQQEDVVIGALENAFQECDEVIGQEMEATNQSGGCTALAALYLQGKLYVANAGDSRAILVQKQSVMPLSSEFTPETERQRIQQLAFLCPKLLADEFTRFEFPRRLKGNDVGQKILYRDYSMAGWGYKTVEKADLKYPLIHGHGKQTRLLGTLAVSRGLGDHQLKVIDTDIEVKPFLSCIPQVKVFDFASHNIKDDDVLVLATDGLWDILSNEEVAQSVRSFLDENRTDPYRFSELARYLVHTARGKKNGHHWILDDNSPASYDDISVFVIPLYNRDEDC; this is encoded by the exons ATGTCTTCAGTCTGGTTCAAGAAGCATTTTCTGAAAAGCGGATCCTCAACAAACCCAGGGAACACCGAGTCCCTCGGGCGGGGGgcggagcagcagctgccagctgcCTCCCTGTACAGGCGGCCCAAGTTCCTGCGCGGAGTCTGCTCCGGGGAGAGGCTTCCGGGCAGCCGGCCTATttactgccccccccgggacaggCCGCTGCAGTGGGGGACGGGCTACGCGGA AGTCATCAATGCAGAGAAATCGGAGTTCAATGAGGACCAGGCGACATGCTGTCAGATAtctgtcaggaggagggagataGGCACTGAGGAGGAGCAGGACTGGTTGATTCTTTGCTCCAATCAG TATCTGATTGGTTATTACTGGGCCCTGTTTGATGGCCACGGTGGCCCAGATGCAGCAATAATCGCCTCCAACTACTTGCATTACTGCATCAAGCAGAAGttggaggaggtggtggaagGCATCACTGAAGCTCAGCCCCCCATGCATCTGAGTGGCTGCTGCATTTGTCCCAGCGACCCCCAGTTCGTGGAGGAAAAGCAAATCCAGCAGGAAGATGTGGTCATTGGAGCACTGGAGAACGCCTTCCAGGAATGT GATGAAGTGATTGGTCAAGAGATGGAAGCTACTAATCAGTCAGGTGGCTGCACTGCTCTGGCTGCCCTCTACCTACAGGGAAAGCTCTATGTGGCTAATGCTGGGGACAGCAG GGCAATCCTTGTTCAGAAACAGAGCGTCATGCCCCTGAGCAGTGAGTTCACCCCAGAGACAGAGCGGCAGAGAATCCAGCAGCTg GCCTTTCTCTGCCCCAAGCTCCTGGCAGACGAGTTCACCCGGTTTGAGTTTCCTAGGAGACTGAAAGGCAATGACGTAGGCCAGAAGATCCTGTACCGGGATTACTCCatggctggctg GGGATATAAGACAGTGGAGAAAGCTGACCTCAAGTACCCTCTTATCCATGGCCATGGGAAGCAG ACGCGCTTGCTGGGGACCCTGGCTGTGTCGCGAGGGCTGGGGGATCATCAGCTGAAAGTTATTGACACAGACATTGAAGTTAAGCCATtcctctcctgcatcccccag GTGAAAGTGTTTGACTTTGCTTCACATAACATTAAAGATGATGATGTCCTtgtcctggcaactgatggcctttGGGACATTCTGTCCAATGAAGAGGTGGCCCAGTCTGTCAGGAGCTTTCTTGACGAAAACAGAACAGACCCATACAG GTTTTCAGAACTAGCCCGGTACCTCGTGCACACAGCAAGGGGGAAGAAGAATGGCCATCACTGGATTTTGGATGACAACAGCCCAGCATCCTACGATGATATCTCTGTGTTTGTGATCCCACTATACAACAGAGATGAGGACTGTTAG